Proteins encoded in a region of the Candidatus Margulisiibacteriota bacterium genome:
- the gyrA gene encoding DNA gyrase subunit A: MAKKEEQEKLFTPKILQTTIEHEMKSSYIDYAMSVIVGRALPDVRDGLKPVHRRILFAMDELGLQPGKPHKKSARVVGEVLGKYHPHGDSAVYESMVRMAQEFSLRYPLVDGQGNFGSVDGDSAAAMRYTEARLSHIAVEMMADIDKETVDFGPNFDESLQEPLVLPSRIPNLLVNGSSGIAVGMATNIPPHNLSEVVDGMSVLIDEPETPIEELMKIVKGPDFPTGGQICGKQGIKDGFSTGRGHLTLRAKFDVERVKAGKEAIIVTEIPYQVNKAELIEQIADHVKEKRISGISDLRDESDRDGMRIYIELKRDASRDVVLNQLFKHTNMQTTFGINLVALVHGEPKTLNLKEMMQHYLTHREEVVTRRTKYELRRAEEQAHILEGLMIAVSNIDAVIAIIKKAKNPEDARSALMEKFKLSKIQAQAILDLKLQRLTQLERLKIEEELKALKKLIGELKEILASRKKLLGLVKKELLQVKEKFGDKRRTEIVSAVEDVDIEQLIPEMEVVVLMTRDGYVKRVPVTAFKAQLRGGRGVSGMNTREEDEIENVFTASTHAFVLFFTNKGRVFKLKVYDLPEASRAGKGQAIANVLQVGSGEQVTATVQVESFEEEDSFLIMSTKKGMIKKVSLADFANVRRSGIIAIKLRPDDELGWVKKGDVKQEIILGTATGIMIRFSQKDLRPMGRAASGVRGIRLNGKDYVVSMDIIADGGDLLAISKAGYGKRMKLDEFSPQNRGGKGHIAIKLREGDEVSQMKIIHPKDELLFVTAKGTMSRQTAAGISAQGRYAKGVRIQRVDEGDYVVDLARVISDEEAGEVIEKAVEDEEKRKEEIRQKIKEEREKLPIKKKR, from the coding sequence ATGGCAAAAAAAGAAGAACAAGAAAAGTTGTTTACTCCGAAGATCTTGCAGACGACGATCGAACACGAGATGAAGAGCTCCTACATCGATTACGCGATGTCGGTCATCGTTGGCCGCGCGCTTCCTGACGTCCGTGACGGTTTGAAGCCGGTCCATCGCCGAATCTTATTCGCGATGGATGAATTAGGCCTCCAGCCCGGCAAGCCCCACAAGAAGTCGGCCAGGGTAGTCGGTGAAGTCTTAGGTAAGTACCATCCGCATGGCGATAGCGCTGTTTATGAATCGATGGTCCGCATGGCCCAGGAATTTTCGCTTCGTTACCCATTGGTTGATGGCCAGGGGAACTTTGGCAGCGTCGATGGAGACTCTGCGGCGGCGATGCGCTATACCGAAGCCAGGCTTAGCCATATCGCGGTAGAAATGATGGCCGATATCGACAAAGAAACCGTCGACTTTGGGCCAAACTTCGACGAATCATTGCAGGAACCGTTAGTTTTACCGTCCCGTATTCCCAACCTGCTGGTCAACGGCTCTTCCGGGATCGCGGTCGGGATGGCGACGAATATCCCGCCTCACAACCTGTCTGAAGTTGTCGATGGCATGTCGGTCCTGATCGATGAGCCGGAAACGCCGATCGAAGAATTGATGAAGATCGTTAAAGGACCGGATTTCCCGACCGGCGGCCAGATCTGCGGCAAGCAGGGGATCAAAGACGGTTTTTCAACCGGCAGGGGACACCTGACCCTGCGCGCGAAGTTCGACGTTGAACGGGTGAAGGCCGGCAAAGAAGCGATCATCGTGACCGAGATCCCTTACCAGGTCAACAAGGCGGAATTGATCGAACAGATTGCCGACCATGTTAAGGAAAAAAGAATTTCCGGCATTTCCGACCTGCGCGACGAATCCGACCGTGACGGCATGCGTATTTATATTGAACTGAAGCGGGATGCTTCCCGCGATGTCGTGCTGAACCAGCTTTTCAAGCACACCAACATGCAAACCACCTTCGGGATCAACCTGGTCGCCCTGGTTCATGGGGAACCGAAGACCCTGAACTTAAAGGAGATGATGCAGCACTACTTGACCCATCGGGAAGAGGTAGTGACGCGGCGGACAAAATATGAACTGCGGCGGGCCGAAGAACAGGCCCATATTTTGGAAGGCTTGATGATCGCGGTTTCCAATATCGACGCCGTAATCGCGATAATCAAAAAGGCTAAGAATCCCGAAGACGCCCGCAGCGCCTTGATGGAAAAATTCAAGCTCTCAAAAATCCAGGCACAGGCGATCCTCGACTTGAAACTGCAGCGCCTGACCCAACTGGAAAGATTAAAGATCGAGGAAGAACTAAAAGCGCTGAAGAAGCTGATCGGAGAGTTAAAAGAGATTTTGGCCAGCCGGAAAAAGCTTCTCGGCCTAGTGAAAAAGGAACTGCTGCAGGTTAAAGAGAAGTTCGGCGATAAGCGGCGGACCGAAATCGTCAGCGCGGTTGAAGACGTCGATATCGAACAGCTGATCCCGGAAATGGAAGTCGTCGTTTTGATGACCCGGGACGGCTACGTGAAACGGGTCCCGGTTACCGCGTTCAAGGCGCAATTGCGCGGCGGTCGCGGGGTTTCCGGGATGAACACCCGGGAAGAAGACGAGATCGAGAACGTCTTTACCGCCTCCACCCATGCCTTTGTCCTGTTCTTTACAAACAAGGGGCGGGTCTTCAAATTAAAGGTTTACGATCTTCCCGAAGCGAGCCGTGCCGGTAAAGGGCAGGCGATCGCCAATGTCCTTCAGGTCGGCTCGGGCGAGCAGGTGACCGCGACCGTTCAGGTCGAATCATTTGAAGAAGAAGATTCATTCCTGATCATGTCGACCAAAAAAGGAATGATCAAAAAAGTCAGCCTGGCCGATTTTGCCAATGTCAGGAGAAGCGGCATCATCGCCATCAAACTGCGGCCGGACGACGAGCTCGGCTGGGTGAAGAAAGGGGACGTCAAGCAGGAAATAATCCTGGGGACGGCGACCGGCATCATGATCCGCTTCAGCCAGAAAGATCTGCGGCCGATGGGGCGCGCGGCTTCCGGCGTGCGCGGGATCCGCTTGAACGGCAAGGACTATGTCGTCTCCATGGATATTATTGCCGACGGGGGAGACCTGCTGGCGATCTCGAAAGCCGGGTACGGCAAACGGATGAAGCTTGATGAGTTTTCTCCCCAGAACCGCGGCGGCAAAGGCCACATCGCGATTAAACTGCGCGAAGGGGATGAAGTTTCCCAGATGAAGATCATCCATCCTAAGGACGAACTTTTGTTTGTAACCGCTAAAGGGACGATGAGCCGGCAAACAGCGGCCGGCATTTCCGCCCAGGGGCGCTATGCCAAAGGGGTCAGGATCCAGCGGGTCGATGAAGGGGACTATGTTGTCGACCTGGCCCGGGTGATCAGCGACGAAGAGGCTGGCGAAGTGATCGAAAAGGCGGTCGAAGACGAAGAAAAGCGCAAAGAAGAGATCCGTCAGAAGATCAAAGAAGAGCGGGAAAAGCTCCCGATCAAGAAGAAACGATAA
- a CDS encoding thioredoxin family protein has protein sequence MNKNLLVNLLIAAVVIAAIIVAIFALGNIGKKEPEIQLAAGTPETKSVSVEGEKVGKLPKVLTLYQKGEGESDLAAFVSSELAKEARNVAFFRAINVTEDPQAAVYYGVTEHPTIVILRPNGSIFLKYEGYLDKAKLKSFAVKAAQ, from the coding sequence ATGAATAAAAATTTGTTGGTTAATCTGTTAATAGCCGCCGTAGTCATTGCCGCGATCATCGTCGCCATCTTCGCCCTGGGGAATATCGGCAAAAAAGAGCCCGAGATCCAGCTGGCGGCCGGGACCCCGGAAACAAAATCGGTGTCGGTCGAAGGAGAAAAAGTCGGCAAGCTTCCCAAGGTCCTAACCTTATATCAAAAAGGAGAAGGGGAATCCGACCTGGCCGCGTTTGTTTCAAGTGAGTTGGCCAAAGAAGCGAGGAACGTGGCCTTTTTCCGGGCGATCAACGTCACCGAAGATCCGCAAGCAGCGGTTTATTATGGGGTAACGGAACATCCGACGATCGTTATCTTGCGGCCCAATGGTTCGATCTTCTTGAAATATGAAGGCTATCTGGATAAGGCCAAATTAAAGAGTTTCGCCGTTAAAGCCGCCCAATAA
- the gcvPA gene encoding aminomethyl-transferring glycine dehydrogenase subunit GcvPA has product MSDLFADIPASVKLKALLSLPHPLSEPELLSALAEQSANNDRPSFLGGGIYNHFVPSAVKHLVARPEFYTAYTPYQAEASQGTLQAIYEYQSMVCALTGMEVANASMYDGATALAEAAFMAVRLTGRKEVVVSTAVNPYYREVLRTYCRAADLPLREIEHQSGLTAKSPGVNEAGACFILQQPNFFGNIESVADLADKIHAAGGLFIVAVDPISLGLLTPPGEYGADIVIAEGQALGNAQNFGGPGLGIFAVKKAFVRQMPGRVVGETVDLDGQRGFVLTLSTREQHIRRERATSNICSNEALCALAATIYLSLLGKTGLKKVAELSLQKSNYVKGALPADKLAFPTARTFKEFVVKTEKPIGLDLAPLYPALNGYRLICVTELAGRQQLDDLLAELS; this is encoded by the coding sequence GTGAGCGATCTTTTCGCCGACATTCCGGCCTCGGTCAAGCTCAAGGCCCTTTTATCCCTCCCGCACCCCTTGAGCGAGCCGGAGCTCTTGTCTGCATTGGCTGAACAAAGCGCCAATAACGATCGCCCCTCATTTCTGGGGGGCGGGATCTACAATCATTTTGTCCCCAGCGCCGTCAAGCATCTGGTCGCGCGGCCAGAGTTTTACACCGCTTATACCCCCTATCAAGCGGAAGCCAGCCAGGGGACCCTTCAGGCGATCTACGAGTACCAATCCATGGTTTGCGCTCTCACCGGAATGGAAGTCGCTAACGCCTCGATGTACGACGGAGCCACCGCCCTGGCCGAGGCCGCCTTTATGGCTGTCCGCCTGACCGGCCGCAAAGAAGTGGTCGTTTCTACGGCCGTCAATCCCTATTACCGGGAAGTCCTGCGGACTTATTGCCGGGCGGCCGACCTCCCGCTTCGTGAAATTGAGCATCAGAGCGGTCTGACCGCCAAATCACCGGGGGTTAATGAGGCCGGCGCCTGTTTTATCCTGCAACAGCCGAACTTTTTTGGCAACATCGAAAGCGTCGCGGACTTGGCCGATAAGATCCACGCCGCCGGCGGTTTGTTTATCGTCGCGGTCGATCCGATCTCGCTCGGACTTTTAACCCCGCCGGGAGAATACGGCGCGGATATCGTCATCGCGGAGGGGCAAGCCTTGGGGAACGCTCAAAACTTTGGCGGTCCCGGTTTAGGGATCTTCGCGGTTAAGAAAGCTTTCGTCCGCCAGATGCCGGGAAGGGTCGTCGGCGAAACGGTCGACCTTGACGGCCAGCGGGGGTTCGTTCTTACTCTCTCGACCCGGGAACAGCATATTCGCCGCGAAAGGGCGACCTCCAACATCTGCAGCAATGAGGCGCTTTGCGCTCTGGCGGCGACCATTTATCTTTCTTTGCTCGGCAAGACCGGGTTAAAAAAAGTTGCCGAACTCTCGCTGCAAAAAAGCAATTACGTGAAGGGGGCTTTGCCCGCCGACAAGCTGGCTTTCCCGACGGCCCGGACTTTTAAAGAATTTGTCGTTAAAACTGAAAAGCCGATCGGACTTGACCTGGCCCCTCTTTACCCGGCGCTCAATGGCTATCGCTTGATCTGCGTAACTGAACTGGCCGGCCGCCAGCAATTGGACGATTTGCTGGCCGAACTTTCCTAA
- the gcvH gene encoding glycine cleavage system protein GcvH has translation MNYPENLKYTKDHEWAKLDGGLVTVGITDYAQDSLGDVVYVELPPVGKELIAGKEFGVVESVKSVSSLYSPINGTVVEANGALEGNSALVNKAPYADGWMIKLNPANPADLNNLLSAADYQKTLS, from the coding sequence ATGAATTACCCTGAAAATCTGAAATATACCAAAGACCATGAGTGGGCCAAACTGGACGGCGGCCTGGTGACCGTCGGGATTACCGATTACGCCCAGGATTCTTTAGGTGACGTGGTCTACGTTGAGCTCCCGCCGGTCGGCAAAGAACTGATCGCCGGCAAAGAATTCGGCGTCGTCGAGTCAGTCAAATCGGTTTCCAGCCTTTATTCTCCGATCAATGGCACGGTTGTTGAGGCCAACGGTGCGTTGGAAGGGAATTCGGCCCTGGTTAACAAAGCGCCTTATGCTGACGGTTGGATGATCAAGCTTAATCCGGCTAACCCGGCCGACTTGAACAACCTGCTGTCAGCCGCTGACTACCAAAAAACCTTGTCGTGA
- the gyrB gene encoding DNA topoisomerase (ATP-hydrolyzing) subunit B, translating into MAKEKAASNYDASNIKILGGIDAVRMRPGMYIGSTGKSGLHHLVYEIVDNSIDEAMGGYCDKVIVTIHKDDSVTVEDNGRGIPFDIHPDTKRPAAEVALTTLHAGGKFSDTSYKVSGGLHGVGVSVVNALSEWMEVEIHRDGKVYTQGFKIGIPGKEKIVADKDKERTGTIVTFKPDKDIFDETVYEYDIIKHRVQEIAFLTKGVEIQLIDERDGVSETFKYDGGIVEFVAFMNNKKDVVYTPPLYFSAEKEKMFVEISMQHCKEYYDENIASYVNCIRTREGGTHVVGFKSALTKAINSYAKKNEILKENEMLSGEDVREGLTAVISLRLSNPQFEGQTKMKLGNGEVKGIVDSIVNDGLSLYLDKNPAVAKAMIEKSLVAMRVRAAARKAQELERKKSALDTATLPGKLADCSDSDPAKCEIFIVEGDSAGGSAKQGRDRRFQAILPLKGKILNVEKARLDKILANNEIRTLITAIGPSAVTALKGDGNSESENEITTEELKKRLRYHKIILLCDADVDGAHIRTLIMTFFFRYAKEIIEYGCLYIAQPPLYLLKKGKSQHWLFSDKELEVKMKEIGKDGITLQRYKGLGEMNPEQLWDTTLNPETRTMLQVTMEEAEVADEIFKVLMGSEVEPRREFIEKNAKLVKRLDI; encoded by the coding sequence ATGGCAAAGGAAAAAGCGGCCTCTAATTACGACGCGTCAAATATTAAGATCCTGGGCGGGATTGACGCTGTCAGGATGCGTCCCGGCATGTATATCGGCTCGACCGGCAAATCCGGATTGCACCACCTTGTTTATGAAATAGTCGATAACAGCATCGACGAAGCGATGGGCGGCTATTGCGACAAAGTGATCGTCACGATCCATAAGGACGACTCCGTGACCGTAGAAGACAATGGTCGCGGGATTCCCTTCGATATTCACCCGGACACCAAGAGACCGGCGGCCGAAGTCGCGCTAACAACCCTGCATGCCGGCGGGAAATTCAGCGACACATCATATAAGGTTTCGGGCGGGTTGCACGGCGTTGGCGTCTCGGTCGTTAACGCCTTGTCGGAATGGATGGAAGTCGAGATCCATCGTGACGGGAAAGTTTATACGCAAGGCTTTAAGATCGGCATTCCAGGTAAAGAGAAAATCGTGGCCGATAAAGATAAGGAACGGACCGGGACGATCGTCACCTTTAAGCCGGACAAGGATATTTTTGACGAAACCGTTTATGAATACGATATCATCAAACATCGCGTGCAGGAGATCGCCTTCCTGACCAAAGGGGTTGAGATCCAGCTGATCGACGAGCGCGACGGAGTCAGCGAAACCTTTAAATACGACGGCGGGATCGTTGAGTTTGTCGCCTTCATGAACAATAAAAAAGACGTGGTTTATACGCCGCCGCTTTATTTTTCCGCCGAAAAAGAAAAAATGTTCGTGGAAATATCGATGCAACACTGCAAAGAATACTACGACGAAAATATCGCCTCGTATGTCAACTGTATCCGAACAAGAGAGGGGGGAACCCACGTCGTCGGTTTCAAGTCGGCCCTCACCAAAGCGATCAACAGCTACGCCAAAAAGAACGAGATCTTAAAAGAAAACGAAATGCTTTCCGGCGAGGACGTCCGCGAAGGCTTAACCGCGGTCATCAGCTTAAGGCTTTCTAACCCGCAGTTTGAAGGCCAAACTAAGATGAAGCTCGGCAACGGCGAAGTTAAGGGGATCGTCGACTCGATCGTTAACGACGGGTTGAGCTTATATCTTGATAAAAATCCGGCCGTGGCCAAGGCGATGATCGAAAAATCGTTGGTCGCCATGAGAGTCAGGGCGGCAGCGAGAAAAGCCCAGGAACTGGAAAGAAAGAAATCAGCGCTGGACACCGCGACCTTGCCGGGCAAGCTGGCCGATTGTTCGGATTCCGATCCGGCCAAATGCGAGATCTTCATCGTTGAGGGGGACAGCGCCGGCGGCAGCGCCAAGCAGGGACGGGACCGCCGCTTCCAGGCTATTCTGCCGCTTAAAGGGAAAATCCTGAACGTTGAAAAAGCCAGACTGGACAAGATCCTGGCCAATAACGAGATCAGGACCTTAATTACCGCGATCGGTCCGTCGGCCGTTACCGCGTTAAAAGGGGACGGAAATTCAGAGAGCGAAAACGAGATTACTACCGAGGAATTAAAAAAGCGCCTGCGCTATCATAAAATAATCCTCCTTTGCGATGCCGACGTTGACGGCGCCCATATCCGGACCTTGATCATGACCTTCTTTTTCCGTTACGCCAAAGAGATCATCGAATACGGCTGCTTGTATATTGCCCAGCCGCCGTTGTATCTCTTGAAGAAAGGGAAGAGCCAGCACTGGCTCTTTTCGGACAAAGAGTTGGAAGTAAAAATGAAAGAGATAGGGAAAGACGGGATCACCCTCCAGCGCTATAAAGGATTGGGCGAAATGAACCCGGAACAGCTCTGGGACACGACCCTGAACCCGGAAACCAGGACCATGCTGCAGGTGACGATGGAAGAAGCCGAAGTGGCAGATGAAATATTTAAAGTTTTGATGGGGAGCGAAGTTGAACCGCGCCGGGAATTTATCGAAAAGAACGCTAAGCTAGTGAAGAGGTTGGACATATAA